A single Pedobacter sp. PACM 27299 DNA region contains:
- a CDS encoding TetR family transcriptional regulator C-terminal domain-containing protein has translation MATAQQIKNGYLDYVLLNGEKPASVYSFVKKLKIAEADFYDFYPSFESIEKNLWVELTLETIQAIEAQEVWSQYSSREKILSFFYSYVEVLKKHRSFIIYSLRTHKNKFGTPEVLSGVRPIFENFAEGVINEGLDSGELANRKFLSKRYKDAVWVQFGFIVNFWTTDDSAGFEKTDEVIEKGVNVTFDLFERSPLDNLLEYGKFLSRNGNFKDKMGL, from the coding sequence ATGGCAACTGCTCAGCAAATCAAAAACGGATACCTGGATTACGTTCTTCTCAATGGTGAAAAACCAGCATCAGTATATAGTTTCGTTAAGAAATTAAAGATTGCGGAAGCAGATTTTTATGACTTCTACCCTTCTTTTGAAAGTATTGAAAAGAACCTATGGGTAGAGCTTACCCTCGAAACCATCCAGGCGATTGAGGCACAGGAAGTCTGGAGTCAGTATTCTTCAAGAGAGAAAATCCTTTCCTTCTTCTACAGCTATGTAGAAGTTTTAAAAAAACACCGAAGTTTCATCATATATAGCTTAAGGACTCACAAAAATAAATTTGGTACTCCAGAAGTTTTATCTGGCGTAAGGCCAATTTTTGAGAACTTCGCAGAAGGCGTCATCAATGAAGGATTGGATAGTGGAGAATTGGCCAACCGTAAATTTTTAAGCAAACGCTATAAAGATGCAGTATGGGTACAATTTGGCTTTATCGTTAACTTCTGGACTACTGATGACAGTGCTGGATTTGAAAAAACTGATGAGGTGATTGAAAAAGGCGTTAATGTAACATTCGACCTGTTTGAGCGCTCTCCGCTAGATAACCTCCTGGAATACGGGAAGTTTCTTTCCAGAAATGGAAACTTTAAAGATAAGATGGGACTATAA
- a CDS encoding zinc-dependent peptidase, which produces MQAFFILIPILLLVFYFIFRKDSRHNYVNLSEEDKQMLFQHVVYYQHLTVEDRLRFEQKISAFLAEVKIEGVGTPVTVLDKLLIASSAVIPVFGFEDWHYRNLTNVLLYPDTFNEDFQYEGGQRNILGMVGSGYMNGQMILSRAALIKGFSNAADKENTAIHEFVHLLDKSDGATDGVPENLMKHEYVVPWIRMIHEEMKRIEKGKSDINPYAITNEAEFFAVVSEYFFEKPDQFKSKHPELYDSLAGIFSQDLAADKHS; this is translated from the coding sequence ATGCAGGCATTTTTCATACTGATCCCTATTTTGCTGTTGGTTTTCTATTTTATCTTTAGAAAAGACAGCCGCCACAACTATGTCAACTTAAGTGAGGAAGACAAGCAGATGCTCTTCCAGCATGTGGTTTACTACCAGCACCTGACGGTAGAAGACCGTCTGCGCTTTGAGCAAAAAATTTCTGCTTTTCTGGCTGAGGTAAAAATTGAGGGTGTAGGCACTCCGGTGACTGTGCTTGATAAGTTATTGATTGCTTCCAGTGCGGTAATTCCTGTATTTGGTTTTGAGGACTGGCATTACCGCAACCTGACCAATGTATTACTGTATCCAGATACTTTTAATGAGGACTTTCAATATGAAGGCGGTCAGCGGAATATCCTGGGCATGGTAGGCTCTGGCTATATGAACGGTCAGATGATTTTATCCAGAGCGGCCTTGATCAAAGGTTTTTCCAATGCTGCTGATAAAGAAAACACGGCCATTCATGAATTTGTGCACTTGCTGGACAAGTCGGACGGCGCAACCGATGGGGTTCCCGAAAACCTGATGAAACATGAATATGTGGTGCCATGGATTCGGATGATCCACGAGGAAATGAAAAGAATTGAGAAAGGAAAATCAGACATTAACCCTTATGCCATCACAAATGAGGCGGAGTTTTTTGCGGTAGTGTCTGAATATTTCTTTGAGAAACCAGATCAGTTTAAGTCGAAACACCCGGAACTATATGATAGCTTAGCCGGAATATTCTCGCAGGATCTGGCAGCAGACAAGCATTCCTAG
- the hutH gene encoding histidine ammonia-lyase, whose translation MSSHQIGLERLTMDQISRIIAEKQLLQLSDAALQKVEKCRTYLDDKLKRHEGPIYGINTGFGYLQNVEIESEKLSQLQHNLLLSHACGTGEEVAPEIIRLMLLLKIQSLSYGHSAIALPTVLRLVDFYNHDILPVIYTQGSLGASGDLAPLAHLALPLIGEGIVWYEGKKIPASSLYEKSSHLHQKLGWEPLKLQSKEGLALINGTQFMSAYGVFCLLKSQNLMNWADAIAAMSIDGFDCRIDPFETFSHVIRPHAGQVHTAAQISKWLSGSELITRSGKQTQDPYSFRCVPQVHGASKDSIHYIQSVFETEINSVTDNPNVFPEEDRIISAGNFHGQPLALTLDFLCIALAELGSISERRTFQLISGQRGLPPFLVKNAGLNSGLMITQYTAASIASENKQLCTPASVDSIVSSNGQEDHVSMGANAATKCLRVVNNLERILAIELLTAAQALDLRKPLRSSELIENLVAEYRKVVSFNEADRLLAKDIAASVGFLNTASGLC comes from the coding sequence ATGAGCAGTCACCAAATAGGTTTGGAGCGGTTAACTATGGATCAGATTTCCAGGATCATCGCAGAAAAACAATTGCTGCAATTATCCGATGCAGCGCTTCAGAAAGTAGAAAAATGCAGGACTTACCTGGACGATAAGTTAAAGCGTCATGAAGGGCCTATTTATGGGATAAATACGGGATTCGGTTATTTGCAAAATGTAGAAATTGAATCGGAAAAACTCTCTCAGCTACAGCACAACCTACTTTTATCCCATGCCTGCGGTACCGGCGAAGAGGTTGCTCCGGAGATCATCCGCTTAATGCTGCTGTTAAAAATCCAATCTTTAAGTTATGGGCATTCGGCCATCGCTTTGCCTACCGTTTTACGTTTGGTTGATTTTTACAACCATGATATTTTACCGGTGATTTATACCCAAGGTTCTTTAGGGGCCTCCGGCGACCTGGCTCCCCTTGCACATCTCGCCTTACCGCTGATCGGTGAAGGGATAGTTTGGTATGAAGGAAAGAAAATACCGGCTTCAAGCCTCTATGAAAAATCTTCCCATCTACATCAGAAATTAGGATGGGAACCTTTAAAGTTACAATCAAAGGAAGGCCTGGCATTGATCAACGGAACGCAGTTTATGAGTGCTTACGGTGTATTCTGCTTATTAAAATCTCAAAATCTGATGAATTGGGCAGACGCGATTGCCGCGATGTCTATAGACGGCTTTGACTGCAGAATCGATCCTTTTGAAACATTCAGCCATGTGATTCGTCCGCATGCAGGACAAGTACACACCGCCGCACAGATCAGCAAATGGCTTTCTGGAAGCGAGCTGATTACCCGTTCTGGCAAGCAAACACAAGATCCTTATTCTTTCCGCTGTGTGCCTCAGGTGCATGGTGCAAGTAAGGACAGTATCCATTATATCCAGTCGGTATTTGAAACGGAGATCAATTCCGTGACCGATAATCCGAATGTTTTTCCGGAAGAAGACCGGATTATTTCTGCAGGGAATTTCCATGGACAGCCATTGGCTTTAACGCTGGATTTCCTGTGTATCGCTTTGGCAGAATTAGGGTCAATCTCTGAAAGAAGGACATTTCAATTGATTTCCGGACAAAGGGGCTTACCGCCTTTCCTGGTGAAAAATGCAGGACTAAACTCCGGGTTAATGATTACCCAATACACCGCCGCTTCCATCGCCAGTGAAAATAAACAGTTGTGTACGCCAGCATCGGTAGACAGTATTGTGTCTAGTAATGGTCAGGAAGACCATGTCAGTATGGGTGCAAATGCCGCTACCAAGTGTTTAAGGGTAGTGAATAACCTGGAAAGAATTTTGGCAATAGAACTGCTGACCGCAGCGCAGGCTTTGGATTTAAGGAAACCCTTACGTTCTTCTGAGCTGATAGAAAATCTGGTTGCTGAATATAGGAAAGTGGTGTCTTTTAATGAAGCAGATCGCTTGCTGGCAAAAGATATTGCCGCTTCTGTGGGTTTCTTGAATACAGCGTCTGGTTTATGCTAA
- a CDS encoding Gfo/Idh/MocA family oxidoreductase: MEKTIITGLMAYGMSGKVFHAPFVHAHPGFKLHALTERNQKNAAADYPGIISYDTIEDLLTDEKIELIIINTPNNTHYDYAKRALQAGKHILVEKPFTATAEQAKEVLALAKELDKKVLFYQNRRWDSDFRAVREVIESGKLGKLSEVHFRYDRYRSTIGVKSFKEEPVAASGLMYDLGPHLLDQALSIFGKPESFHKILGKNRVNTQVDDYFSIHLSYADSVNVFVHSNMMVVEALPAFVINGTNGSLHKVRADAQEAQLLAGMKLDDPAYGIEAPGTEGKLYLLDADGKKTTHIIPALPGSYLPLFEAVYQTIINEQPYPVTEEQVITQLEILEA; this comes from the coding sequence GTAAAGTATTCCATGCGCCATTTGTACATGCCCATCCCGGTTTTAAATTACATGCCCTAACCGAAAGAAATCAGAAGAATGCCGCAGCAGATTATCCCGGAATCATCAGCTACGATACCATTGAGGATTTACTGACAGATGAAAAGATTGAACTGATCATTATCAATACGCCCAACAATACCCATTACGACTATGCGAAAAGAGCCTTGCAGGCAGGAAAACATATTCTGGTAGAGAAGCCGTTTACCGCCACTGCTGAGCAGGCAAAAGAGGTACTTGCCCTGGCAAAAGAATTGGATAAGAAAGTGCTTTTTTACCAAAACAGAAGGTGGGACAGTGATTTCAGGGCCGTTCGTGAAGTGATAGAAAGTGGAAAGCTAGGTAAATTGAGTGAAGTACATTTCCGTTACGACAGGTATCGTTCTACGATCGGCGTAAAAAGTTTTAAAGAAGAGCCGGTTGCTGCCAGTGGATTGATGTACGACCTGGGTCCGCATTTACTGGATCAGGCTTTGAGTATTTTCGGTAAACCGGAATCATTTCATAAGATACTGGGTAAAAACCGCGTAAATACACAGGTAGACGATTACTTTTCTATCCATTTGAGTTATGCAGATAGTGTCAATGTATTTGTTCATTCCAACATGATGGTGGTAGAGGCTTTGCCTGCATTTGTGATCAACGGAACCAATGGTTCATTGCATAAGGTAAGAGCGGACGCACAGGAAGCCCAATTACTGGCAGGAATGAAACTAGATGACCCTGCTTATGGAATTGAAGCTCCCGGAACGGAAGGTAAATTGTATTTACTGGATGCCGATGGAAAAAAAACAACACATATTATTCCTGCTTTACCGGGAAGCTACCTGCCATTGTTTGAAGCGGTTTATCAGACAATCATAAATGAGCAGCCTTATCCGGTAACTGAAGAGCAGGTGATCACACAACTGGAAATATTGGAGGCTTAA
- a CDS encoding ABC1 kinase family protein, which translates to MKEQERIPVTKGQRSAKFVKTGIQIGGNYIKHYSKKLFNPELSRDELNEDNATDIYKSLSELKGSALKVAQMLSMDKNILPKSYVDKFTQSQYNAPPLSGPLIVRTFSKSFGKTPEQIYDRFNLHSSNAASIGQVHQAELNGKTLAVKIQYPGVGDSISSDLKLVKPFAFRLLGMNEKELNIYIKEVEERLLEETDYELEVRRSIEFSEACSHLKNIVFPKYYPELSKKRIITMDWIEGLHLKEFLNTNPSQELRNKIGQALWDFYNFQQHELRAVHADPHPGNFMITPEEKLGVIDFGCIKEMPDDFYYPFFSLISTDVIKDKAKTIAAFRQLEMIHPEDTDSQVEFYYKAYREMIELFARPYTSKSFDFSKPEFFEQLYKYAEKVATMPEFKQARGVKHFIYVNRTNFGLYTILQELKAVVNTDTFQPHTLK; encoded by the coding sequence ATGAAAGAACAAGAGCGTATTCCGGTAACAAAGGGACAGAGATCAGCGAAGTTTGTAAAAACAGGAATCCAGATTGGCGGCAATTACATCAAGCATTATTCTAAGAAATTGTTTAACCCGGAGCTGAGCAGGGATGAGCTGAATGAAGACAATGCTACGGATATTTATAAGTCGCTGAGCGAGCTGAAAGGGAGTGCTTTAAAAGTTGCCCAGATGTTGAGCATGGATAAGAATATCCTGCCAAAATCCTATGTAGACAAGTTTACACAGTCGCAGTACAATGCTCCTCCCCTTTCCGGGCCCCTCATTGTCAGAACTTTCAGCAAATCTTTCGGAAAAACACCGGAGCAGATTTATGACAGGTTCAACCTGCATTCCAGCAATGCAGCTTCAATCGGTCAAGTGCATCAGGCAGAACTGAATGGGAAAACTTTAGCGGTTAAAATCCAATATCCTGGCGTTGGTGACAGCATCTCTTCCGACCTGAAATTGGTAAAGCCTTTTGCTTTTCGCCTGCTTGGAATGAATGAAAAGGAACTCAATATTTACATTAAAGAAGTAGAAGAACGACTGCTCGAAGAAACTGATTATGAGCTGGAAGTACGCCGATCTATTGAATTTTCCGAAGCCTGCAGTCATTTAAAAAATATCGTATTCCCAAAATATTATCCGGAACTTTCCAAAAAACGGATCATCACAATGGACTGGATTGAGGGCTTACACCTGAAAGAATTTTTGAACACCAATCCTTCACAGGAACTGAGGAATAAGATCGGTCAGGCGCTATGGGATTTCTATAATTTCCAGCAGCATGAGCTGAGGGCGGTACACGCAGATCCGCACCCAGGCAATTTTATGATTACGCCTGAGGAGAAATTGGGTGTCATAGATTTTGGCTGTATCAAAGAAATGCCGGATGATTTTTACTATCCTTTCTTCTCGCTAATCTCCACAGATGTGATTAAAGACAAGGCGAAAACTATTGCCGCATTCCGTCAGCTGGAAATGATTCATCCTGAGGATACAGATAGCCAGGTTGAGTTTTATTATAAGGCGTACCGGGAAATGATCGAATTATTTGCCAGACCATATACCAGTAAATCCTTCGATTTCAGTAAACCTGAATTCTTTGAACAACTGTATAAATATGCGGAAAAAGTAGCGACTATGCCTGAATTTAAACAGGCCAGAGGCGTGAAGCACTTCATTTATGTGAACCGCACCAATTTTGGCTTATACACCATCTTGCAGGAACTAAAAGCAGTGGTGAATACAGATACTTTTCAACCACATACCTTAAAATGA
- a CDS encoding TonB-dependent receptor — protein MKKIHLVLMVLLYTLFSIPSYAAGGLAEFKGKVTDADNKEPLVGATVYISDLKAVTSTNANGEFILKNIPSKGRFLLEVRFVGYKTFSQIVDLGSLNKLDIAMEPSAIESAEVVITGSPFSANNKTNSLSVVTVGKDKLAQAGGTNLVDAISKVPGISQVSTGGAISKPTIRGLGYNRVLTMVDGAREEAQQWGDEHGIEVDQFSAARVEILKGPASLLYGSDALGGVINIIDDLVPPPGTFNGNFTTSYATNNGLSASSLMLQGNDNGFVYRGRASYKNAYGFAYKDAVVPNSGFNEFNLNGMVGLNKSWGYSHLTFSRFQTNIGLVEHGPNEDGQYVNDEGEVISKAEAQERRLGLPFQNINHYRAALNSNFILGSGQLKTTFAFQRNIRKEFEESATEPGLNLNLNSYTYDVKYYFPNAGKWEPAIGVQGMYQNNVNKGDEFLIPDYNSNNIGAFVYLKRNFEKGAFNIGARYDYKKINGEALAVDGEPLFTAFHNQFSNVSGSLGFAYEVAKNLVLKGNAGSGFRAPNIAELAANGRHEGTFRYEIGNSNLKQETSLQFDLGLEYTANSVTFGLNAYANRIYNYIYAGNFNNETTGVSDGNGMTATLPVYRFVQTNADLIGGEASMDFHLIKSLHFENSFAYVKGTNRADDQPLPFIPAASINNELRFEPTIKGLSGTYVKVGLTNVLKQARFDSFETQTDGYTLLDAGIGTAINTKKGKFNLWVTGQNLLDKKYFNHLSRYKMEGIYNTGRNVTFGVSVPFL, from the coding sequence ATGAAAAAGATACATCTGGTATTAATGGTCTTATTATATACCTTATTTTCAATTCCTTCTTATGCTGCCGGAGGATTGGCAGAATTTAAAGGTAAAGTAACTGATGCCGACAATAAAGAGCCACTGGTTGGGGCTACAGTCTACATCAGCGACTTAAAAGCAGTCACCAGTACGAATGCAAACGGAGAATTTATCCTGAAAAATATCCCTTCAAAAGGACGGTTCCTATTGGAAGTTCGCTTTGTAGGTTATAAAACCTTTTCGCAAATCGTAGATCTTGGCAGCTTGAACAAGCTAGATATCGCTATGGAGCCTTCCGCTATAGAAAGTGCGGAAGTGGTCATCACCGGATCGCCATTTAGTGCCAACAACAAAACCAATAGCTTATCCGTAGTGACGGTAGGAAAAGATAAGCTGGCACAGGCCGGCGGCACAAATTTAGTAGATGCCATTTCAAAGGTTCCTGGAATTTCTCAGGTGAGTACTGGCGGTGCGATTTCTAAACCGACCATTCGGGGTTTAGGATACAACCGGGTATTGACCATGGTAGATGGCGCAAGAGAAGAAGCACAGCAATGGGGCGATGAACACGGTATTGAAGTCGATCAGTTCTCTGCAGCAAGGGTAGAAATCTTAAAAGGTCCCGCAAGTTTGCTTTACGGATCTGATGCATTGGGTGGTGTAATCAATATTATTGATGATTTAGTCCCTCCTCCTGGTACTTTTAACGGTAATTTCACCACTTCCTATGCGACCAACAATGGATTAAGCGCTTCCTCATTGATGCTTCAGGGCAATGACAATGGTTTCGTATATCGAGGCCGAGCTTCTTATAAAAATGCCTACGGCTTTGCTTATAAAGATGCGGTAGTGCCGAATTCCGGATTTAACGAATTCAATTTAAATGGTATGGTGGGTTTAAATAAGAGCTGGGGATATTCTCACCTGACTTTCTCCCGTTTCCAAACCAATATTGGTTTAGTAGAACATGGACCGAATGAAGATGGTCAATATGTAAATGACGAAGGCGAAGTGATCTCTAAAGCCGAAGCACAAGAGCGCAGATTAGGACTGCCTTTTCAAAATATCAACCATTACCGCGCTGCATTAAACAGTAATTTTATCCTGGGTTCTGGGCAGTTGAAAACAACTTTCGCCTTTCAACGCAATATCAGGAAGGAATTTGAAGAAAGCGCGACTGAACCAGGGTTGAATTTAAACCTGAACTCTTATACTTATGATGTGAAATATTATTTCCCAAATGCTGGGAAATGGGAGCCTGCGATCGGTGTTCAAGGCATGTATCAGAACAACGTAAACAAAGGCGATGAGTTTTTGATCCCTGATTATAACAGCAATAACATCGGTGCTTTTGTGTACTTGAAACGTAATTTCGAAAAAGGTGCCTTTAATATTGGTGCACGTTACGATTATAAAAAAATAAACGGAGAAGCACTGGCAGTGGATGGAGAACCTTTATTTACCGCTTTCCACAATCAATTTTCTAATGTTTCCGGATCATTGGGTTTCGCGTATGAAGTGGCTAAAAACCTGGTGTTGAAAGGAAATGCAGGGTCAGGATTCCGCGCTCCAAATATTGCAGAATTGGCAGCTAACGGTCGCCATGAAGGAACATTCAGATATGAGATCGGGAATTCAAACCTAAAACAGGAAACTAGTCTACAGTTTGACCTCGGACTGGAATACACGGCTAATTCGGTTACTTTCGGATTAAATGCCTATGCCAACCGCATTTATAACTACATCTACGCGGGGAATTTCAACAATGAAACCACAGGTGTAAGCGACGGAAACGGCATGACTGCAACTTTACCAGTGTATCGTTTTGTGCAAACCAATGCAGACCTGATCGGGGGAGAAGCCTCGATGGATTTTCACCTGATCAAATCCCTGCACTTTGAAAACTCTTTCGCTTATGTGAAAGGAACAAACCGTGCAGATGATCAGCCTTTACCTTTTATCCCGGCAGCGTCGATCAACAATGAATTGCGCTTTGAACCAACTATCAAAGGCCTTTCCGGCACCTATGTGAAAGTTGGATTAACCAATGTATTGAAACAGGCACGTTTTGATAGTTTTGAAACTCAAACGGATGGATATACTTTGTTAGATGCAGGAATCGGAACGGCGATCAATACTAAAAAAGGTAAATTTAATCTTTGGGTAACCGGACAAAATCTATTGGATAAAAAGTATTTTAACCACCTGAGCAGGTATAAAATGGAAGGAATTTACAATACCGGAAGAAATGTGACTTTCGGTGTCAGCGTGCCTTTCTTGTAG
- the hutU gene encoding urocanate hydratase, producing the protein MDISLDLSKRQTPTGNTLTCKGWVQEAALRMLLNNLDPDVAERPEELIVYGGRGKAARNKEALALIIKALQNLEDTETLLIQSGKPVGVLPTHKDAPRVLISNSQLVPKWATQQHFDELEDKGLMMYGQMTAGSWIYIGSQGIVQGTYETYAALARKHFNSNLKGTLNVTAGLGGMGGAQPLAITMNQGVCLAADVEEWRIQKRLETRYIDEIEHDIDTAIDKALQYKKEGKAISIGVVCNAVDLLQRLIDRHITPDTLTDQTSAHDPLIGYFPEGLTVEGANELRKAAPETYVKRSYETMAKHVRQMLQLQNRGAITFDYGNNLRGRALEAGVENAFDFPGFVPAYIRPLFCEGKGPFRWAALSGDPQDIYETDKLILELFPENESLKQWITMAQERIAFQGLPARICWLGQGEREKAGLAFNKLVADGKVKAPLVIGRDHLDTGSVASPNRETEAMLDGSDAVADWPILNALINTAGGASWVSLHHGGGVGIGYSIHAGMVIVADGTEDAAIRIKRVLHNDPAMGVIRHADAGYDIAKDTLRKHRLGL; encoded by the coding sequence ATGGATATAAGTTTAGATTTAAGTAAAAGACAAACCCCAACCGGAAATACATTGACTTGTAAAGGATGGGTGCAGGAAGCTGCATTAAGAATGCTGTTGAACAACCTCGATCCCGATGTAGCCGAGCGACCCGAAGAGCTGATCGTATATGGTGGTCGTGGAAAAGCTGCCAGGAATAAGGAAGCTTTAGCACTGATCATTAAAGCCCTTCAGAATTTAGAAGACACGGAAACTTTGTTGATCCAATCAGGAAAACCTGTTGGTGTTTTACCCACGCATAAAGATGCGCCAAGAGTATTGATTTCTAACTCTCAGCTGGTTCCAAAATGGGCTACACAGCAGCATTTTGACGAGCTGGAGGACAAAGGACTGATGATGTACGGACAGATGACTGCAGGATCCTGGATTTATATTGGCTCCCAGGGCATCGTTCAGGGAACGTATGAAACTTACGCCGCATTGGCACGCAAACATTTCAATAGTAACCTGAAGGGTACGCTGAACGTAACCGCCGGATTAGGTGGTATGGGCGGAGCTCAGCCATTAGCCATTACTATGAATCAGGGCGTATGCCTGGCCGCAGATGTTGAGGAATGGCGCATCCAAAAACGTCTGGAAACACGTTACATCGACGAAATTGAGCATGATATCGATACGGCTATCGACAAAGCCTTACAGTATAAAAAGGAAGGAAAAGCGATTTCTATTGGCGTCGTTTGTAATGCGGTAGATCTACTACAGCGACTGATCGACCGCCATATTACGCCAGATACACTAACGGACCAGACTTCTGCACATGACCCCTTGATTGGCTATTTCCCGGAAGGATTAACCGTGGAAGGAGCCAATGAATTGCGCAAAGCAGCTCCCGAAACTTATGTGAAACGGAGTTATGAAACGATGGCTAAGCATGTCCGTCAGATGTTGCAACTGCAAAATCGCGGTGCCATCACTTTCGACTATGGCAATAACCTGCGTGGAAGGGCATTGGAGGCAGGAGTAGAAAATGCATTTGACTTCCCTGGATTTGTACCTGCCTATATCCGTCCCTTGTTTTGCGAAGGAAAAGGACCTTTCCGATGGGCTGCATTAAGTGGCGACCCGCAGGATATCTATGAAACTGACAAATTAATTCTTGAGCTTTTCCCTGAAAATGAAAGTCTGAAACAATGGATTACCATGGCTCAGGAACGCATTGCCTTTCAAGGATTGCCGGCAAGAATTTGCTGGCTTGGACAAGGAGAAAGAGAAAAGGCAGGACTTGCATTCAATAAATTAGTAGCTGATGGCAAGGTAAAAGCGCCATTAGTGATTGGAAGGGACCATTTAGACACTGGATCTGTGGCTTCTCCAAACCGAGAAACCGAGGCGATGCTGGATGGTTCAGATGCGGTGGCCGACTGGCCGATTCTAAATGCACTGATCAACACTGCTGGTGGGGCAAGCTGGGTTTCTCTGCACCATGGTGGTGGTGTAGGCATCGGGTATTCCATCCATGCAGGTATGGTGATCGTTGCCGATGGCACGGAAGATGCCGCGATCAGAATCAAGCGCGTGCTTCATAATGATCCTGCTATGGGCGTAATCAGACATGCAGATGCAGGTTATGACATTGCAAAAGATACGTTAAGAAAACATCGACTGGGTTTATAA
- a CDS encoding alpha/beta fold hydrolase: MFYKKVALYLCLLFSATATLAQQADTLSITLENVKYPYPVKYYRIHTEGQDLNMAYMDVAPVGKANGRTVVLLHGKNFGGYYWGGTIKALTDRGFRVVVPDQIGFGRSSKAFIHYSFHQLARWNKQLLDTLGIQKANILGHSMGGILATRFALMYPESTEKLLLENPIGLEDYRNFVPYVSTDQQYQTELKATAESVKKYYQTSYFTVWKPEYDELVNIAGGMTKSADFPRLAKVNAMTYTMIYEQPVVHEFFNVRVPTILFIGKEDKTIVGKGLLSLDQQAIHGQYRLLGKQTAAKIPGAKIVEFEGCGHIPHIEVPTEFNVALLGSL; this comes from the coding sequence ATGTTTTATAAGAAAGTTGCCCTTTACCTGTGTCTGCTTTTCAGTGCCACAGCGACTTTGGCACAGCAAGCCGATACCCTATCTATTACCTTAGAAAACGTTAAATATCCTTATCCAGTTAAGTATTACAGAATCCATACCGAAGGTCAGGATTTAAATATGGCCTACATGGATGTCGCACCAGTAGGGAAAGCCAATGGCAGAACAGTAGTCCTACTTCATGGTAAAAACTTTGGCGGATATTATTGGGGAGGCACTATAAAAGCATTAACTGACCGCGGATTTAGAGTAGTGGTGCCGGATCAGATCGGCTTCGGCAGATCTTCTAAAGCCTTTATTCACTACAGCTTTCATCAGCTGGCACGCTGGAATAAGCAATTGCTGGACACTTTAGGCATCCAAAAAGCAAATATCCTTGGTCATTCTATGGGGGGGATACTGGCTACCCGCTTTGCATTGATGTATCCGGAAAGTACCGAAAAACTTTTATTGGAAAATCCGATAGGTTTAGAAGATTACCGCAATTTTGTACCTTATGTGAGTACTGATCAGCAATACCAGACGGAACTAAAAGCAACTGCAGAAAGCGTTAAAAAATATTATCAAACCTCCTACTTCACCGTATGGAAGCCAGAATACGACGAATTGGTGAACATCGCAGGAGGCATGACAAAAAGTGCAGATTTCCCGAGACTGGCCAAAGTAAACGCCATGACTTATACCATGATCTACGAACAACCAGTAGTTCATGAATTTTTCAATGTTCGTGTACCTACGATTCTATTTATTGGAAAAGAAGACAAAACTATTGTTGGAAAAGGTTTGTTAAGCCTTGATCAGCAGGCTATACATGGCCAATATCGTCTTTTAGGCAAGCAGACTGCAGCTAAAATTCCAGGAGCAAAGATTGTGGAATTTGAAGGTTGTGGGCACATTCCGCATATAGAAGTACCCACAGAATTCAATGTGGCATTATTGGGCAGTCTATAA